CGTTGCCGACGTAATCGTCACCGACGGATTCGTCGGCAATGTCGTGCTCAAGGCCGGTGAGGGCATGATCGCCGACTTCGGGCGCGTCATGCGCGACGCGCTGCTCGGCGGAAATCTCCTGACGAAACTCGGCACGGCGATGCTCGCGCCCGCGCTCAAGCGGCTACGCAAGAAATTCGACTACGAAACCTACGGCGGCGCGCCGCTGCTAGGCTTACGCGGAAACTGTATCGTGACGCACGGACGCTCGAGCCGCAACGCGATCAAACACGCGATCGGGGCGGCCGCGCAAGAAGTCGCGCACGACGTCGTCGGAAAGATTACGGAGCTCACCGCCCCGCACCTCGCCGCGACGTAACATGCTCGGCGTTTACGTCCACCTCCCGTACTGTCCGTACCTTTGCCCCTATTGTGATTTTGCGAAATGGCCGCTTCGCGAGTCGTCGGCGCGACGGTACCTTGCCGCGCTAGAAGCGGAGATCGCGTGCGAGCCGCGCGCGACGGCGGCGACGATCTATTTCGGCGGCGGTACGCCGAATACGTACGGCGCGGAGACGATCGCCGATCTTGCCGGACGTCTCGAAGAACGCTTCGGCGCGATCGTTGAGCGCTCGATCGAACTCAATCCCGAGCTCGTCTGCGACGACGACGTGCGGCGCTACCGGCAAGCCGGCATCACCCGCCTTTCGGTCGGCGTCCAGTCCTTCGAACCCTTCGAGATTCGGACGCTCGGCCGAAAGCACTCTGTGGCGCAGGTCGAGTCGGTCGTCGACGCCGCGCGCGAAGCGGGGATCGCATCGGTCTCGCTCGATTTGATGTTCGCGGTGCCGGGCCAAACGCCGGCGAGCTGGGAACGCTCGCTGCAGCGCGCGATCGAGCTCGACGTGGATCACATCTCGGCCTACGGTCTCACCGTCGAAGAGGGAACGCCGTACGCGGCGTGGCGGGCGCGCGAGCCCGGCGTATTTTTCGACGATGCGCGCGAGGCCGAGCTCTACGCGCTGGCAATCGACACGCTCGCCGCGGCCGGCTACCGGCAGTACGAGGTCAGCAACTTCGCACGGCCCGGGCACGAATGTAAGCACAACTTGAACTATTGGGCCAATG
The DNA window shown above is from Candidatus Cybelea sp. and carries:
- the hemW gene encoding radical SAM family heme chaperone HemW produces the protein MLGVYVHLPYCPYLCPYCDFAKWPLRESSARRYLAALEAEIACEPRATAATIYFGGGTPNTYGAETIADLAGRLEERFGAIVERSIELNPELVCDDDVRRYRQAGITRLSVGVQSFEPFEIRTLGRKHSVAQVESVVDAAREAGIASVSLDLMFAVPGQTPASWERSLQRAIELDVDHISAYGLTVEEGTPYAAWRAREPGVFFDDAREAELYALAIDTLAAAGYRQYEVSNFARPGHECKHNLNYWANGEYIGLGVGAASYRGGVRSVHTRTLEEYIDTALCGGPIPSEGERLVGRRRAGEALMLALRTVQGVRLSEFKERYGIDVIRDYDPV